The proteins below are encoded in one region of Candidatus Planktophila lacus:
- the alaS gene encoding alanine--tRNA ligase encodes MESAEIRSRWLRFFESGNREGLTHTVVPSASLIADDPNLLLVNAGMVPFKPYFLGEVTPPFKRATSVQKCVRTLDIDEVGKTTRHASFFQMCGNFSFGDYFKEGAIALAWDLLTRPISDGGYGFPEDKLWVTVYLTDDEAADIWHKKIGIPKERIQRRDMADNFWSMGVPGPCGPCSEIYFDRGPAYGKDGGPIADENRYLEIWNLVFMQNERGAGGGKDSYPILGELPAKSIDTGLGLERTAALLQGVENIYEIDTTMQILNKAMELTGVKYGSSEKSDVALRVIADHARTSAMLIGDGVTPGNEGRGYVLRRMMRRTIRNMRLLGTNDPIMSELTVAAIGAMGPQYPELVTDKKRILSVSVSEEESFLQTLKSGTQIFDMASTELKKFKKSVLPGEEVFKLHDTYGFPFDLTLEMAREEGLEVDEAGFTRLMKEQRDRAKADAKAKKSGHTDLSEYKKIADSKGASEFLGYTKTETESQVSGILVDGISVTSAQSGSDVEIVLDRTPFYAEGGGQLADGGRIVLSNGAVIEIEDVQAPVTGLSVHRGRVISGEVGVGDKGLATIDQERRDGISRAHTATHMVHKAFREILGETATQAGSENSPGRFRFDFPSTGAVSEGVLNDVEARVNTLLLDNLEVSAEVMSQDEAKKLGAMALFGEKYGDRVRVVSVGDWARELCGGTHVQRSGQLGVVKLLSESSIGAGVRRVEALVGVDAYRFLAREHILLNSLTSLIKGSRAEELPERISELLAKFKEIEKELAQVRSAAAMADISKFAAGAKKIGGATLIANRIPDGIAVDDLRKIALELRNRESDSVVALVSVVDGKPVLVVAASDAARARGVKAGALVKIGSTVLGGGGGGKDDFAQGGGTDVSAIDKALQAIELAISGK; translated from the coding sequence GTGGAATCCGCCGAGATACGTTCACGCTGGCTGCGCTTTTTTGAAAGCGGTAACCGCGAAGGTTTAACTCACACCGTTGTTCCATCAGCATCTTTAATTGCCGATGATCCAAATCTCTTACTTGTAAATGCAGGAATGGTTCCATTTAAGCCCTATTTTCTCGGCGAGGTAACTCCTCCCTTTAAGCGTGCAACCTCGGTCCAAAAATGTGTACGTACTCTAGATATCGATGAAGTTGGAAAGACAACTCGCCATGCATCTTTTTTCCAGATGTGTGGAAACTTCTCATTTGGTGATTATTTCAAAGAGGGTGCGATCGCCCTTGCTTGGGATCTTTTAACCCGGCCGATTTCAGATGGTGGTTATGGTTTTCCTGAAGATAAATTGTGGGTAACCGTTTATCTAACCGATGATGAAGCTGCCGATATCTGGCATAAAAAGATCGGCATACCTAAAGAGCGAATTCAACGCCGCGATATGGCAGATAACTTCTGGTCGATGGGAGTTCCAGGGCCTTGCGGACCATGTTCAGAGATTTACTTCGACCGCGGTCCTGCCTACGGAAAAGATGGCGGCCCAATCGCGGATGAAAATCGTTACTTAGAAATTTGGAACCTTGTTTTCATGCAGAATGAACGCGGAGCCGGTGGCGGTAAAGATAGTTATCCAATTTTGGGCGAGCTTCCTGCAAAGAGCATTGATACGGGCCTTGGGCTAGAACGCACAGCTGCGCTATTGCAAGGCGTAGAAAATATCTACGAAATTGACACGACCATGCAGATTTTGAATAAAGCGATGGAGCTAACGGGTGTCAAATACGGCTCATCTGAGAAATCTGATGTTGCACTTCGTGTTATTGCTGACCATGCTCGAACATCTGCGATGTTGATTGGCGATGGAGTAACTCCTGGCAATGAAGGTCGTGGCTATGTCCTGCGTCGCATGATGCGTCGCACAATTAGAAATATGCGCTTGTTGGGTACCAATGATCCGATCATGTCTGAGCTCACCGTTGCAGCCATCGGCGCAATGGGGCCGCAGTATCCAGAGCTAGTTACAGATAAGAAACGAATCTTGTCGGTTTCAGTCTCAGAGGAAGAGTCATTCCTGCAGACGCTAAAGAGCGGAACCCAGATCTTTGATATGGCTTCAACTGAACTAAAGAAGTTTAAGAAATCGGTACTGCCTGGCGAAGAAGTCTTTAAATTGCACGACACTTATGGATTCCCTTTTGATCTCACTCTTGAAATGGCGCGCGAAGAAGGCTTAGAAGTTGATGAGGCTGGTTTCACACGCCTAATGAAAGAACAACGTGATCGCGCTAAGGCCGACGCTAAGGCGAAGAAGAGCGGCCACACTGATCTGAGTGAGTACAAGAAGATCGCCGACAGTAAGGGCGCATCAGAATTCCTCGGTTATACAAAGACCGAGACTGAATCTCAAGTCAGTGGAATTTTGGTTGACGGCATATCCGTAACATCTGCGCAATCGGGAAGCGATGTCGAGATAGTTCTAGATCGCACCCCCTTCTACGCTGAAGGCGGTGGACAGTTAGCCGATGGTGGACGTATTGTCTTAAGTAATGGCGCAGTTATTGAAATTGAAGATGTGCAAGCACCTGTTACCGGATTATCTGTTCATCGCGGTCGAGTTATATCGGGTGAAGTTGGAGTAGGGGATAAGGGTCTAGCGACAATCGATCAAGAGCGTCGAGATGGAATCTCTCGCGCACACACTGCAACTCATATGGTCCATAAAGCATTCCGTGAAATATTAGGGGAGACTGCAACTCAAGCAGGATCGGAGAACTCACCAGGACGTTTTCGTTTCGACTTCCCTTCAACAGGTGCGGTCTCTGAAGGCGTACTAAATGATGTTGAAGCGCGCGTAAATACGCTTCTATTGGATAACCTTGAAGTAAGCGCGGAAGTAATGTCGCAAGATGAAGCGAAGAAGTTAGGCGCGATGGCGCTCTTCGGTGAAAAATATGGAGATCGCGTTCGAGTAGTTTCCGTTGGAGATTGGGCCCGCGAACTCTGCGGAGGAACACATGTTCAGCGCTCTGGGCAATTAGGTGTTGTAAAGCTGTTAAGTGAATCCTCAATCGGTGCTGGTGTACGTCGCGTCGAAGCCCTAGTTGGCGTGGATGCTTATCGCTTTCTAGCGCGCGAACATATCTTGCTCAATTCGTTAACATCGCTGATCAAAGGCTCGCGTGCAGAGGAACTTCCGGAACGAATTTCAGAACTTCTGGCTAAGTTTAAAGAGATCGAGAAAGAGCTAGCGCAGGTTAGATCCGCTGCGGCAATGGCTGATATTTCAAAGTTCGCTGCGGGTGCAAAGAAGATTGGTGGCGCAACGTTGATTGCTAATCGGATTCCAGATGGCATAGCGGTTGATGATCTTCGCAAGATTGCACTTGAACTTCGCAATCGTGAATCCGATAGCGTCGTAGCCTTAGTAAGTGTCGTTGATGGAAAACCCGTTCTAGTCGTTGCTGCAAGCGATGCCGCTCGGGCACGTGGAGTAAAAGCAGGTGCACTGGTCAAGATCGGTTCAACCGTTCTGGGCGGTGGCGGCGGCGGCAAAGATGATTTCGCACAAGGTGGCGGAACTGATGTTTCTGCGATTGATAAAGCGCTGCAAGCGATTGAACTCGCAATAAGCGGGAAGTAA
- the ruvX gene encoding Holliday junction resolvase RuvX, whose translation MARLGRRIAFDYGDVRIGVAICDPDGLLATPLEVLQSKDPNLLVKINELVQEYEPVKFYVGEPKQLSGADSLSAEKALKFAESLSAKFDIEISMVDERLSTVSASRQLRDAGIDAKNAKTLIDCAAAVAILEQGLALEKR comes from the coding sequence ATGGCAAGGCTAGGCCGGAGGATCGCATTTGATTATGGCGATGTCCGTATCGGTGTAGCAATCTGTGATCCTGATGGTTTATTGGCGACGCCGTTAGAAGTTCTACAGAGTAAAGACCCCAATTTGTTAGTCAAAATCAACGAACTTGTTCAAGAATATGAGCCAGTTAAGTTTTATGTGGGAGAGCCGAAGCAACTTAGCGGCGCTGATTCACTTTCAGCGGAGAAAGCTTTGAAGTTTGCCGAAAGCCTGAGCGCCAAGTTCGACATTGAGATATCAATGGTTGATGAGCGTTTATCTACCGTTTCTGCAAGTCGACAGTTACGAGATGCCGGAATCGATGCCAAAAACGCAAAGACCCTGATTGATTGTGCTGCCGCAGTTGCGATTCTTGAACAAGGGTTGGCACTTGAAAAAAGATAG
- the aspS gene encoding aspartate--tRNA ligase, with protein MLRTHDAGALRASDAGQTVSLAGWVARRRDHGGVAFIDLRDATGSVQVVIRDEALAGSLRAEWCLQIKGEVVLRPDGNANTSNPTGAIEVMGDDIVVLSESAALPFPVDSGNDSEISEEVRLKYRYLDLRREKPAANMRLRSKVTSTIRRVMEDLDFLEIETPYLTRSTPEGARDFLVPVRLQPGSWYALPQSPQLFKQLLMVAGMERYYQIARCFRDEDFRADRQPEFTQLDIEMSFIDQADILAVAEKLLVKIWKEAVGYDIPTPIRHMTYADAMQNYGSDKPDLRFGLQLVEQTEFFKDTEFRVFQAPYVGSVVMPGGASSPRRELDAWQDWAKARGAKGLAYILVNEDGTLGGPVSKNISEKETAGIVAAAGAKSGDAIFFAAGERSASLSLLGAVRLEIGKRCNLISEGAWEFLWVVDAPMFEPTDNGGWTAVHHPFTGPKPEFAKTFASDPANALAYAYDIVLNGTELGGGSIRIHDRQIQKDVFSVIGLSDEEAMSKFGFLLEAFNYGPPPHGGIALGLDRVCALLTGSDSIREVIAFPKTASGGDPLTGAPTPITPAQRKESGIDGVTKVDSQK; from the coding sequence ATGTTACGTACTCACGATGCTGGCGCTCTGCGCGCAAGCGATGCTGGTCAGACGGTAAGCCTGGCAGGTTGGGTTGCGCGCCGCCGCGATCACGGTGGCGTTGCCTTTATCGACTTACGTGATGCCACAGGTTCAGTTCAGGTAGTCATTCGCGACGAAGCTCTAGCTGGATCTCTTCGCGCCGAATGGTGTCTGCAGATAAAGGGCGAAGTTGTTCTGCGCCCTGATGGCAATGCCAATACTTCAAACCCAACCGGAGCAATTGAAGTCATGGGCGATGACATAGTCGTTCTTAGTGAGAGCGCCGCGCTTCCCTTTCCAGTTGATAGCGGAAATGATTCTGAAATTTCTGAAGAAGTTCGCCTTAAGTACCGCTACTTAGATCTGCGTCGCGAAAAGCCGGCCGCAAATATGCGCCTACGCTCAAAGGTAACTTCAACAATTCGTCGTGTTATGGAAGATCTCGATTTTCTAGAGATTGAAACTCCTTACTTGACTCGTAGCACTCCAGAAGGTGCACGCGACTTCTTAGTTCCGGTTCGTCTGCAACCCGGAAGTTGGTATGCACTCCCTCAATCTCCACAGTTGTTTAAGCAACTCTTGATGGTTGCCGGCATGGAACGTTATTACCAAATTGCGCGCTGTTTCCGCGATGAAGATTTCCGTGCTGATCGCCAGCCAGAATTTACGCAATTAGATATAGAGATGTCTTTTATTGATCAAGCAGATATCTTGGCAGTTGCTGAAAAGCTCTTGGTTAAGATCTGGAAAGAAGCGGTTGGTTACGATATTCCAACTCCGATTCGCCATATGACTTATGCCGATGCAATGCAGAACTATGGTTCAGATAAACCAGACCTTCGTTTTGGCCTGCAGTTAGTCGAGCAGACTGAATTCTTTAAAGATACCGAGTTCCGTGTCTTCCAAGCGCCATACGTTGGTAGCGTCGTGATGCCAGGTGGCGCATCATCACCACGTCGCGAACTCGATGCTTGGCAGGATTGGGCAAAGGCGCGCGGTGCAAAAGGCCTTGCATACATCCTTGTAAATGAAGATGGAACTCTAGGTGGCCCCGTCTCAAAGAATATTTCTGAGAAAGAGACTGCCGGAATTGTTGCAGCTGCTGGCGCGAAGTCAGGCGATGCAATCTTCTTCGCCGCTGGTGAGCGTTCAGCATCCCTTTCACTTCTCGGCGCAGTTCGTCTAGAAATCGGCAAGCGCTGTAATTTAATCTCTGAAGGCGCATGGGAATTCCTATGGGTAGTGGATGCTCCAATGTTCGAACCAACGGATAATGGTGGATGGACTGCAGTGCACCACCCATTCACTGGTCCAAAGCCAGAGTTTGCAAAAACATTCGCATCTGATCCTGCCAACGCTTTGGCATATGCATATGACATAGTTCTTAACGGAACCGAACTCGGTGGCGGATCGATTCGTATCCATGATCGCCAGATTCAAAAAGATGTCTTCTCTGTCATTGGGTTAAGCGATGAAGAAGCGATGAGCAAATTTGGTTTCTTACTTGAAGCATTTAATTACGGTCCACCACCACATGGCGGAATCGCACTTGGCTTAGATCGCGTTTGCGCACTACTAACCGGAAGCGACTCAATCCGTGAAGTTATCGCCTTTCCAAAGACGGCAAGCGGGGGAGATCCGCTTACTGGGGCGCCAACGCCAATTACTCCAGCACAGCGTAAAGAGAGTGGAATTGATGGAGTTACAAAGGTAGATAGCCAGAAGTAA
- the mltG gene encoding endolytic transglycosylase MltG, whose product MKKDRKALIRVALALAFVCVFTGGVHELRKTSAATDFACSDGTAVTKVITEADIAIEIGAGATGSDIAAQLFEKGVVKSSRAFFGVAVGDARAAKIAPGLHMISPELCAKDALEQLLESKRIAGLINIVEGEWNSEVFEDMVKAGYSRSEIKEALAQLKLPAGFKSLEGLLFPAQYSFAKGTTASVAIATMVERAQTEMKSAGISEAPGKFNAQELLTIASIIQAEGGLADFTKVSRVIRNRLEKGMPLQMDSTIHYVQKLRGNIFLSTKSTLLNSPYNTYRKYGLPPGPIGNPGKQALLAAVNPEPGDWIYFITVAPNDTRFTSSFEEFGLWKVEYKKNLRAGQFESKE is encoded by the coding sequence TTGAAAAAAGATAGAAAAGCGCTTATTCGCGTTGCTCTAGCTCTCGCATTTGTATGCGTCTTTACTGGGGGAGTTCACGAACTTCGCAAGACGTCAGCGGCTACTGATTTCGCTTGCTCCGACGGAACAGCCGTAACAAAAGTGATAACGGAGGCAGATATTGCGATAGAGATCGGCGCAGGTGCGACTGGATCTGATATTGCGGCTCAACTTTTTGAGAAAGGCGTCGTTAAATCATCAAGGGCTTTCTTCGGTGTGGCAGTTGGAGATGCTCGTGCCGCCAAAATTGCACCAGGTTTACACATGATCTCGCCCGAACTTTGCGCAAAGGATGCCCTCGAGCAACTTCTAGAAAGCAAGCGAATCGCGGGGCTAATCAATATCGTTGAAGGTGAATGGAACTCTGAAGTCTTTGAAGATATGGTTAAAGCTGGATACTCACGTTCTGAGATAAAAGAAGCCCTCGCTCAATTGAAGTTGCCGGCGGGGTTCAAATCACTTGAAGGACTTCTCTTTCCTGCGCAGTACTCATTTGCCAAGGGAACGACTGCATCCGTTGCAATTGCAACTATGGTCGAGCGGGCTCAGACTGAAATGAAGAGCGCTGGGATTTCAGAAGCTCCAGGAAAATTCAACGCGCAAGAACTTTTAACAATCGCTTCGATTATTCAGGCTGAAGGCGGTCTGGCCGATTTCACAAAAGTATCGCGAGTTATTCGAAATCGCTTAGAGAAGGGAATGCCTCTGCAGATGGATTCAACAATTCATTATGTGCAGAAGTTGCGGGGCAATATCTTCTTGAGCACTAAATCGACTTTGTTGAATTCGCCATATAACACCTATAGAAAATATGGCCTTCCTCCTGGTCCGATAGGAAACCCGGGTAAGCAAGCCTTGTTGGCTGCCGTAAATCCTGAACCGGGGGACTGGATTTACTTCATCACCGTTGCACCAAATGACACTAGATTTACCTCATCATTTGAAGAGTTTGGCTTATGGAAAGTTGAGTATAAGAAAAATTTACGAGCTGGGCAATTTGAGAGTAAGGAGTGA
- a CDS encoding MBL fold metallo-hydrolase, whose amino-acid sequence MLVTSFVAPMFATNCWVIAAGPGQECIIVDPGMPDISDEIEALISEHGLKPVAALITHGHLDHTFSVKPLADGYGISSYIHTEDRDLLLKPQGAHGAEFIQTLDAMKFEEPNEVKNLRHGDEIDLLDMKITAIHAPGHTRGSTMFTINDELLITGDVLFAGSIGRTDLPSGSHEAMQKTLKTRVLPLNDGLRVLPGHGPETTIKFERKNNPYLKELQA is encoded by the coding sequence ATGTTAGTTACCTCTTTTGTAGCCCCTATGTTTGCCACAAACTGTTGGGTGATCGCTGCAGGACCTGGCCAAGAGTGCATCATCGTCGATCCAGGTATGCCAGATATTTCAGATGAGATTGAGGCTCTCATTTCTGAACATGGTTTGAAACCAGTTGCAGCTTTAATCACCCACGGCCATCTTGATCACACATTCTCAGTAAAGCCACTTGCCGATGGATATGGAATTTCCTCTTATATTCACACCGAAGATCGAGATTTACTTCTAAAACCACAAGGTGCACATGGCGCTGAATTTATTCAAACGCTTGATGCCATGAAGTTTGAAGAACCAAATGAAGTTAAAAACTTACGACATGGCGATGAGATCGATCTATTAGATATGAAGATCACCGCGATTCATGCTCCGGGCCATACGCGGGGGAGCACTATGTTTACAATCAATGACGAGTTGTTGATTACTGGAGATGTTCTATTTGCAGGGTCGATCGGACGCACTGATTTGCCTTCAGGATCGCATGAAGCGATGCAAAAGACCCTAAAAACAAGAGTACTTCCCTTGAATGATGGCTTGCGAGTGTTGCCAGGACACGGTCCAGAGACAACAATTAAATTCGAGCGAAAAAATAATCCATATCTGAAAGAATTACAGGCATGA
- a CDS encoding DUF948 domain-containing protein, translating to MVTGPGGVATIIAACSLLVIAIAISYAVIRIGRLVDEARASLKVLTDETAPLIHESTRTVELVNSPLESFARITKNVEDVTTKVADATTGFMDKSGPAVKVAGALISAAGMSKSRSKKKKKAE from the coding sequence ATGGTTACCGGTCCAGGCGGAGTAGCAACGATTATTGCGGCATGCTCACTACTTGTTATCGCCATAGCAATTTCTTACGCAGTAATCCGCATCGGCCGCCTCGTAGATGAGGCAAGAGCCTCACTTAAAGTTCTTACAGATGAGACTGCACCGTTAATTCACGAGTCAACTCGCACTGTAGAACTAGTAAATAGCCCCCTTGAAAGCTTTGCGCGCATAACTAAGAACGTAGAAGATGTAACTACAAAAGTTGCTGATGCAACGACAGGATTCATGGATAAGAGTGGTCCTGCGGTTAAAGTCGCTGGCGCGCTAATTAGCGCGGCCGGAATGAGTAAATCTCGCTCTAAAAAGAAGAAGAAGGCTGAGTGA
- the hisS gene encoding histidine--tRNA ligase: MKYEKIQAPKGVSEYAPPLSAAFEWVRESLIAPAKLAGYQLMELPVFEDTSLFSRGVGESTDVVSKEMYTFEDRGGRSITLRPEGTAGVMRAVIEKGLDRGQLPVKVWYSGAFFRAERPQAGRYRQFYQVGIEAIGLDDPAIDAEVIAIADQGFKSLGLKNYRLDITSLGDAQSRAAHRVDLLQFISKLDLDEATATRAAINPLRLFDDKRPEMKEAMAKAPLLLDYLSADSAENFKQVKSYLDSLGISYVVNPRMVRGLDYYTGTTFEFIHEGLGAQSGIGGGGRYDGLMEILGGQALSGIGFGLGVDRALLAAQAEGVLVENQFSSDLFIIPLGDNQKSASLSIAAKLREAGIRTEIAFGDRALKGAMKAADKSGSRYVIVLGDSEVASGSVELKRMSDGSTRSVKIDQLQSVLLGDL; encoded by the coding sequence ATGAAGTACGAAAAGATTCAAGCGCCAAAAGGGGTAAGCGAATACGCACCCCCACTTTCGGCTGCCTTTGAATGGGTCCGTGAATCTCTGATCGCTCCCGCCAAGTTAGCTGGATATCAACTAATGGAGCTCCCGGTATTTGAAGACACTTCACTATTTTCTCGTGGAGTAGGCGAGTCAACTGATGTTGTATCGAAGGAGATGTACACCTTCGAAGATCGCGGTGGGCGTTCTATAACTTTGCGCCCCGAAGGCACTGCTGGTGTTATGCGTGCAGTAATCGAAAAGGGTTTAGATCGCGGGCAACTTCCCGTAAAGGTCTGGTACTCCGGAGCATTCTTCCGCGCCGAACGCCCACAAGCAGGGCGCTATCGCCAGTTCTATCAAGTTGGAATTGAAGCGATTGGTCTAGATGATCCAGCGATAGATGCTGAAGTGATTGCCATCGCAGATCAAGGATTTAAATCTTTAGGTTTAAAGAATTACCGCTTAGATATCACTTCACTTGGAGATGCCCAATCTCGCGCTGCTCATCGCGTTGATTTACTGCAATTTATATCGAAGTTGGATCTGGATGAAGCAACCGCGACTCGCGCTGCGATAAATCCACTTCGTTTATTTGACGATAAACGACCAGAGATGAAAGAGGCGATGGCAAAGGCACCTCTCTTGCTTGACTATCTCTCGGCTGACTCTGCGGAGAACTTTAAGCAGGTAAAGAGTTATCTAGATTCACTTGGTATTTCATATGTAGTAAATCCCCGAATGGTCCGCGGATTGGATTATTACACCGGCACTACTTTTGAGTTCATTCATGAAGGACTTGGGGCGCAATCAGGAATTGGTGGCGGTGGACGTTACGACGGCCTGATGGAGATTCTTGGCGGTCAAGCACTTTCTGGAATCGGTTTTGGTCTGGGCGTGGATCGAGCACTTCTTGCAGCACAAGCAGAAGGCGTTTTAGTTGAAAATCAATTCTCATCAGATCTATTCATCATTCCTTTGGGCGATAATCAAAAGAGCGCATCCTTATCTATTGCAGCGAAATTGCGTGAAGCGGGGATTCGCACGGAGATCGCCTTTGGTGATCGCGCCCTAAAGGGTGCGATGAAGGCTGCCGATAAAAGTGGATCTCGCTATGTAATCGTTCTTGGTGATAGCGAAGTAGCCTCAGGGAGCGTTGAACTCAAACGCATGAGCGATGGCAGCACGAGATCGGTTAAGATTGACCAATTACAGAGCGTTCTTCTCGGGGATCTCTGA
- a CDS encoding DUF349 domain-containing protein: MTEQINPGSINITPANASAASALIGDPSKFGRVAEDGTVYVRTPEGEKAVGSYPGKTAEEALQYFVRKFEALASEVALTAARITSGAMVPDDAYEAVKKLRQQVRELNGVGDLAALAASVDQIEPLIEGHREAYEAKKVAEAAVKAARREQVMVEKEKIVSEAESLALSENWKVTGDRLKTLLEEWKSAPRLDKKVDGELWKRFSASRNKFDKRRRTHFATLEETTAKVSAAKKALVEQASKLATSTDWVATARAFKTLMDQWKAAGRGKPSEDAKLWAKFKASQDHFFTAKNADLEKREVSMVANLAKREELIVQIEALVPFTDVKAAKNSFRELSRSWEKIGITHRDKRAAMDARVAKVEEAIKSAEAEIWRKTDPAAKARAADVVKQLSDSIANYEKIAAKSTSAGNAKKAQEALDSAAARKVWLAEAEKSLAEFN; encoded by the coding sequence ATGACCGAGCAAATCAATCCAGGATCAATCAACATCACACCAGCCAATGCAAGTGCAGCATCTGCGCTAATTGGAGATCCATCAAAGTTCGGTCGAGTCGCAGAAGATGGCACGGTTTATGTTCGTACTCCAGAAGGCGAAAAGGCCGTTGGTTCATATCCCGGAAAAACTGCTGAAGAAGCGTTGCAATATTTTGTAAGAAAATTTGAAGCTCTAGCATCCGAGGTCGCGCTGACCGCAGCCCGCATCACAAGCGGCGCCATGGTTCCAGATGATGCGTATGAAGCAGTCAAGAAGTTACGTCAGCAAGTCCGCGAGTTAAATGGTGTTGGCGATCTCGCAGCACTCGCTGCCTCAGTTGATCAGATTGAGCCACTAATCGAAGGTCACCGCGAAGCATATGAAGCCAAGAAGGTTGCAGAAGCTGCGGTAAAAGCTGCGCGTCGCGAACAAGTAATGGTTGAGAAAGAGAAGATAGTTTCTGAAGCTGAATCGCTAGCGCTCTCTGAAAATTGGAAGGTAACCGGAGATCGCTTAAAAACACTGCTCGAAGAGTGGAAGTCAGCTCCTCGGCTAGATAAGAAAGTAGATGGAGAACTTTGGAAGCGTTTTTCTGCATCACGCAATAAGTTTGATAAGCGTCGTAGAACTCATTTTGCAACTCTAGAAGAGACAACGGCAAAGGTATCTGCGGCTAAGAAAGCACTTGTTGAGCAGGCTTCTAAACTTGCTACATCAACGGATTGGGTTGCCACCGCGCGCGCTTTCAAAACTCTGATGGATCAGTGGAAGGCTGCCGGTCGCGGTAAGCCAAGTGAAGATGCCAAGCTTTGGGCTAAGTTCAAAGCGTCACAAGATCATTTCTTCACCGCAAAGAACGCTGATCTTGAAAAGCGCGAAGTTTCAATGGTTGCAAACCTAGCCAAGCGCGAAGAGTTGATAGTTCAGATTGAGGCGCTAGTGCCATTTACTGATGTAAAAGCCGCGAAGAACTCGTTCCGCGAACTTTCTCGCTCTTGGGAGAAGATCGGCATTACTCATCGTGACAAGCGAGCAGCAATGGATGCGCGAGTAGCTAAAGTCGAAGAAGCGATAAAAAGTGCTGAGGCTGAGATCTGGCGTAAGACAGATCCAGCTGCAAAGGCTCGTGCTGCCGATGTGGTTAAGCAGCTGTCTGATTCAATCGCTAACTACGAGAAGATTGCGGCGAAATCAACCTCTGCCGGAAATGCGAAGAAGGCACAAGAAGCCCTTGATTCAGCTGCTGCTCGTAAGGTCTGGTTGGCCGAGGCTGAAAAGTCTCTCGCTGAATTTAACTAA